One Vibrio sp. CDRSL-10 TSBA genomic region harbors:
- the ccoN gene encoding cytochrome-c oxidase, cbb3-type subunit I: MSQEQQLEQNYNYTVVRQFTLVTILWGIVGMGVGVLIAAQLVWPQLNFDTPWLTYSRLRPLHTNAVIFAFGTSALFATSYYVVQRTCQTRLFGGALVPFTFWGWQAIIVSAAITLPLGYTSGKEYAELEWPIDIAIALVWVSYAVVFFGTLVKRKTSHIYVANWFFGAFIITVAVLHIVNSMAIPVSIGKSYSIYSGAVDAMVQWWYGHNAVGFLLTAGFLGMMYYFVPKQAERPVYSYRLSIVHFWALISLYIWAGPHHLHYTALPDWTQSLGMVMSLVLFAPSWGGMINGIMTLSGAWHKLRYDPILRFLIVSLSFYGMSTFEGPMMSIKTVNALSHYTDWTIGHVHSGALGWVAMVSIGSVYHLIPRLFGQERMYSMSLVNAHFWLATIGTVLYIVAMWISGVMQGLMWRAVNSDGTLTYSFVESVQASYPFYTVRFIGGFIFLSGMFLMAYNAYKTISAPKHSLKAIQQPA, from the coding sequence ATGAGCCAAGAACAGCAGCTTGAGCAAAACTACAACTATACAGTCGTCCGTCAGTTTACCCTGGTTACCATTCTTTGGGGCATTGTCGGCATGGGTGTGGGTGTTTTGATCGCCGCTCAATTAGTATGGCCACAGCTAAACTTTGATACGCCGTGGTTGACGTACAGTCGCTTACGTCCTCTGCATACTAATGCGGTTATTTTCGCGTTTGGTACCAGTGCACTGTTCGCAACATCTTATTATGTTGTTCAGCGCACCTGTCAAACTCGTCTTTTTGGTGGCGCGCTTGTCCCGTTTACGTTTTGGGGATGGCAAGCAATCATTGTTTCTGCCGCAATTACTCTGCCTTTGGGTTATACCTCAGGTAAAGAATATGCGGAACTTGAATGGCCTATCGATATCGCGATTGCTCTGGTATGGGTTTCTTACGCCGTTGTGTTCTTTGGCACACTGGTCAAGCGTAAGACGTCTCATATTTACGTAGCAAACTGGTTCTTTGGTGCGTTTATTATTACTGTTGCCGTTCTGCATATCGTCAATAGTATGGCTATCCCGGTTTCCATAGGTAAATCGTACTCGATTTATTCTGGTGCTGTAGATGCAATGGTTCAGTGGTGGTACGGCCACAATGCGGTAGGTTTCCTTCTTACAGCGGGTTTTCTTGGAATGATGTATTACTTCGTTCCGAAACAAGCTGAGCGTCCTGTTTACTCTTACCGTTTGTCAATCGTTCACTTCTGGGCTCTGATCTCACTTTATATCTGGGCAGGTCCTCACCACCTTCACTACACAGCACTCCCTGACTGGACTCAGTCGCTGGGTATGGTGATGTCGCTGGTTCTGTTCGCACCTTCATGGGGTGGCATGATCAACGGTATCATGACGCTGTCCGGAGCATGGCATAAGTTACGTTATGACCCTATTCTGCGATTCCTGATCGTATCGTTGTCTTTCTACGGCATGTCGACCTTCGAAGGCCCGATGATGTCAATCAAGACGGTCAACGCGCTGTCTCACTACACCGACTGGACGATTGGTCACGTTCACTCCGGCGCTCTGGGCTGGGTTGCGATGGTTTCGATCGGTTCGGTTTATCACCTTATCCCTCGCCTGTTCGGCCAGGAACGCATGTACTCAATGAGTCTGGTCAATGCCCACTTCTGGCTGGCAACGATCGGTACCGTGCTGTACATCGTCGCGATGTGGATCTCTGGTGTGATGCAAGGTCTGATGTGGCGTGCTGTGAACTCAGACGGCACCCTGACTTACAGCTTTGTTGAATCGGTCCAGGCTTCTTACCCGTTCTATACCGTACGTTTTATTGGTGGATTTATCTTCCTGTCAGGCATGTTCCTGATGGCGTACAACGCGTATAAGACGATTTCTGCACCCAAGCATAGCTTAAAAGCTATCCAGCAACCGGCTTAA
- a CDS encoding glutaredoxin family protein, producing MDRITLYSTEGCHLCEMAYQLLTQANAAHQVEVVDIAFDDALFSRYGVTIPVLAYQDSELNWPFDLNELTQWLETNGINYHS from the coding sequence ATGGATAGAATCACACTGTACAGCACGGAAGGCTGCCACCTTTGTGAAATGGCATATCAATTACTCACGCAGGCTAATGCAGCTCATCAGGTAGAGGTCGTCGACATTGCGTTCGACGACGCTCTATTCTCTCGTTACGGGGTCACAATCCCTGTGCTCGCTTATCAAGATTCAGAACTGAATTGGCCTTTTGATCTCAACGAATTAACTCAATGGTTAGAAACTAATGGCATTAATTACCATTCATAA
- the ccoO gene encoding cytochrome-c oxidase, cbb3-type subunit II — MSSNSNNRHEIIERNVGLLAIFIVFAISWGALVEITPLIFQKQTTEPVENLKPYTALQLEGRDIYIREGCNVCHSQMIRPFRSETERYGHYSVAGESVWEHPFLWGSKRTGPDLARVGGRYSDEWHRVHLMDPRELVPESNMPGFPWLAKNELDGQYTQKKMEVFRNQFGVPYTDEQIANAAKDVEGKTEMDAIIAYLQSIGHAMK, encoded by the coding sequence ATGAGTTCTAATTCTAATAATCGCCATGAAATTATTGAGCGTAATGTTGGTCTGCTGGCTATCTTCATTGTATTTGCCATCAGCTGGGGCGCCTTGGTTGAGATCACTCCGTTGATTTTCCAGAAGCAAACCACAGAACCGGTTGAAAACCTGAAACCATACACGGCGCTGCAACTGGAAGGTCGCGATATCTATATTCGCGAAGGCTGTAACGTCTGCCACAGCCAGATGATTCGTCCTTTCCGCTCTGAAACAGAACGTTATGGTCACTACTCGGTGGCGGGTGAAAGTGTATGGGAACATCCTTTCTTGTGGGGCTCTAAACGTACTGGTCCGGATTTAGCGCGTGTCGGCGGCCGTTACTCAGACGAGTGGCACCGCGTGCACCTGATGGATCCACGTGAACTGGTACCGGAATCTAACATGCCGGGTTTCCCTTGGCTGGCCAAGAATGAGTTGGACGGACAGTACACCCAGAAGAAAATGGAAGTATTCCGTAATCAGTTTGGTGTGCCATACACAGATGAACAAATCGCGAATGCGGCAAAAGATGTCGAAGGTAAAACCGAGATGGATGCCATCATCGCTTATCTTCAGTCTATTGGTCACGCAATGAAATAA
- a CDS encoding sulfite exporter TauE/SafE family protein, translating to MTPDFVGAFVIGLLGAGHCMGMCGGIASLLTLNQSGRQTSPLLLYNAGRILSYMLFGAIIGGLVASLSSLAALNHILIWLRLLAALLMVGLGLYVGRWWFGILKLERFGQSVWKHISPAGTALLPLKKSWYALPFGFIWGWLPCGLVYSILTWAAVSGGFLQGALIMGAFGLGTLPAMLLVGFGATKIKQLQQSKIFRHIAAVFIITYGLYTGYGAINMLITLI from the coding sequence ATGACGCCGGACTTTGTCGGTGCATTTGTGATTGGTTTGCTCGGTGCCGGTCACTGTATGGGGATGTGTGGCGGGATTGCCTCCCTGCTGACGCTCAATCAGTCTGGCAGACAGACCTCTCCTTTACTGCTGTATAATGCCGGCCGAATCCTGAGTTATATGCTGTTTGGTGCCATCATCGGCGGTCTCGTCGCATCCTTATCCAGCCTGGCAGCCCTGAATCATATTCTGATATGGCTTCGCCTGCTTGCGGCACTGCTTATGGTCGGTCTTGGTCTGTATGTCGGGCGTTGGTGGTTTGGAATTCTGAAACTGGAACGGTTTGGACAATCGGTATGGAAACACATTTCTCCGGCCGGCACAGCCCTGTTACCACTCAAAAAAAGCTGGTACGCTCTACCCTTCGGTTTTATCTGGGGGTGGCTGCCGTGTGGTTTAGTCTATTCCATTTTGACCTGGGCCGCGGTTTCGGGTGGATTTTTGCAAGGCGCATTAATCATGGGGGCCTTTGGATTAGGTACTTTGCCCGCGATGTTATTGGTTGGTTTTGGTGCAACAAAAATAAAACAGTTGCAACAATCTAAAATATTTCGTCATATAGCGGCAGTATTTATTATCACTTATGGTTTATATACCGGCTACGGTGCCATAAATATGCTGATTACCTTAATTTAG
- a CDS encoding DUF3466 family protein, protein MINNKFKLTLITAAILSSGTASAALYQVVEVTPSTTFDYQSSFGVAIQPGTASGGTDENLGCFDSAASNCSESDFTLAGETRTELVSAGQAVDGVSYREEVPFGMDSAFIYIQSKDDFESYCDNQLLYATCESWAQVHWRPWSSEISGETTPNSIAFLGDSTVGTQIDETSNVVVNSLTSDAEPVGISATLGDVTSYRRNSVTGFVGTSDVYDSGIQTRVWKTDGTYTSGSISTSATSDEGTFYSSKAALWSSSGDSVQLAWGTSDVDQIRNNRFAQGSMRDFVDNGDHIYGVGYNTYETGSSNYMNAVVFSVDISSSIDNAWTASNWSSKAISDATVREDGVDSGDYIYSNTLLTSLNSNLVAIGESKRSGSVIYNGAASTRIFIIDDVSASSLSAKYLSGGIFFDGAGGKAGGINNYNEIVGQVDAESTRESSGKPRRKRAFIYPYDGTGTDETRRAVFNDQGWWLDNLTNGGTYSSNNNQYRIIDARDINDAGVIAATAIKCDGGYSTTAYNASCDGTETTVAVKLMPIPGATSSDISARGTDEMTTERSGGSFGLWMLAVLGLIGFRRK, encoded by the coding sequence ATGATAAATAACAAGTTTAAACTGACACTGATTACCGCTGCCATTCTGTCTTCCGGCACAGCCTCTGCTGCGCTGTATCAGGTGGTAGAAGTGACACCAAGCACCACATTTGACTACCAGAGTAGCTTTGGTGTAGCGATTCAACCGGGTACAGCATCCGGTGGCACTGACGAAAATTTAGGGTGTTTTGATTCTGCAGCTTCAAATTGCAGCGAAAGTGATTTTACTCTGGCTGGTGAAACTCGTACTGAACTTGTCAGTGCGGGGCAGGCTGTCGACGGTGTAAGCTATCGCGAAGAAGTGCCTTTTGGTATGGACAGTGCTTTTATCTATATCCAGAGTAAAGATGATTTTGAGAGCTACTGTGATAACCAATTGTTGTATGCAACTTGTGAATCTTGGGCTCAGGTGCATTGGCGCCCATGGAGTAGTGAGATTAGTGGTGAGACAACGCCAAACTCAATTGCATTTCTGGGGGACTCCACGGTGGGGACTCAGATTGACGAAACCAGCAACGTTGTCGTCAACAGCCTGACCTCTGATGCTGAACCGGTAGGTATTAGCGCCACTCTGGGTGATGTAACATCTTACCGCCGTAACAGTGTAACTGGATTCGTAGGAACATCTGATGTTTATGACTCCGGAATCCAGACTCGGGTTTGGAAAACGGATGGTACTTACACGTCAGGTAGTATTTCAACCAGTGCAACCAGTGATGAAGGTACTTTCTATTCATCTAAAGCGGCATTATGGAGTTCATCCGGCGATTCAGTACAGCTTGCCTGGGGGACTAGCGATGTCGATCAGATCCGTAATAATCGTTTCGCCCAGGGCAGCATGCGTGATTTTGTTGACAACGGTGATCATATTTATGGTGTTGGATATAACACCTATGAAACTGGTTCTTCCAACTACATGAACGCGGTTGTGTTTTCGGTTGATATCAGTAGTTCAATCGATAATGCCTGGACAGCAAGTAACTGGTCGTCGAAAGCGATCAGTGACGCGACGGTTCGCGAAGACGGCGTAGATAGCGGCGATTACATTTACAGTAATACCTTGCTCACCTCTTTAAACAGTAATTTAGTTGCTATTGGTGAGTCAAAGCGTTCAGGAAGCGTTATTTATAACGGTGCAGCATCCACTCGTATTTTTATTATCGATGATGTTTCAGCCTCGTCTTTATCAGCTAAATATCTCAGTGGCGGTATCTTCTTTGACGGCGCTGGAGGTAAAGCCGGTGGCATCAACAACTATAACGAAATTGTAGGACAGGTGGACGCAGAATCGACTCGTGAATCTAGTGGTAAGCCACGTCGCAAGCGTGCGTTTATTTATCCATATGACGGTACAGGTACTGATGAAACGCGCCGAGCGGTGTTTAATGATCAAGGATGGTGGTTGGATAACCTTACCAATGGCGGTACTTATTCGAGTAACAATAACCAGTATCGTATTATCGATGCTCGCGATATCAACGATGCCGGTGTGATTGCTGCTACAGCGATCAAGTGTGATGGTGGCTACTCTACGACTGCGTATAACGCAAGCTGTGATGGTACCGAGACCACGGTCGCAGTTAAACTGATGCCAATCCCTGGTGCAACCAGTTCAGACATCAGTGCGCGTGGCACAGACGAGATGACCACAGAACGCAGTGGCGGTAGTTTCGGGTTGTGGATGCTGGCAGTTCTGGGCCTGATTGGGTTCCGTAGAAAATAG
- the uspE gene encoding universal stress protein UspE — translation MSIYNKILVVADINHDEQPALARAMQLAAKSKSQSRVTFFLSIYDFSYDMTSMLSIDERDAMRRGVIHQREQWMHKVAQPYVNDSVIFEVKVVWHNRPYEAIIGEIFAGEHDILIKGTRKHDALESVIFTPTDWHLLRKCPTPVLLVKNAEWPQDANIIASVHVGSEVEAHLDLNDIMVDQLLNLTSRLGATPYLVNAYPLTPANITIELPEFDPTTYTDAVRGHHLTSMKALRQKHGIDEAHTIVEQGLPEDVIPKAAEDLQAAMVILGTTGRTGLSAVFIGNTAEQVIDKINCDVLALKPRGYISPLDPTHAS, via the coding sequence ATGAGTATCTATAACAAGATCTTAGTTGTCGCTGACATCAATCACGATGAACAGCCTGCTCTTGCCCGCGCTATGCAGCTCGCCGCAAAAAGTAAGTCGCAAAGCCGTGTTACCTTCTTCCTGTCTATCTATGATTTTTCCTATGACATGACGTCAATGCTTTCTATAGATGAACGGGATGCAATGCGCAGAGGTGTGATTCATCAGCGCGAACAGTGGATGCACAAAGTCGCTCAACCTTATGTTAATGATTCGGTGATCTTTGAAGTCAAAGTGGTGTGGCATAACCGCCCTTACGAAGCCATTATTGGTGAGATTTTTGCCGGCGAACACGATATTCTGATCAAAGGTACCCGTAAACACGATGCGCTGGAATCGGTTATCTTCACGCCTACCGACTGGCATCTGCTGCGTAAGTGCCCGACCCCGGTGCTGTTGGTGAAAAATGCTGAATGGCCTCAGGACGCCAATATCATTGCATCGGTGCATGTCGGCTCAGAAGTCGAAGCGCATCTTGATTTGAACGATATCATGGTTGATCAGTTGCTAAACCTGACCTCACGGCTTGGCGCCACGCCTTATCTGGTGAATGCGTATCCGCTTACGCCGGCAAACATCACCATTGAACTGCCGGAGTTTGACCCGACGACATATACCGATGCGGTACGCGGTCATCATCTCACGTCGATGAAAGCTCTGCGCCAGAAACATGGTATTGATGAAGCGCACACAATTGTCGAACAAGGATTACCGGAAGATGTGATTCCTAAGGCGGCAGAAGATCTGCAGGCCGCGATGGTGATTCTGGGTACGACCGGCCGTACCGGTTTATCGGCGGTCTTTATCGGCAATACGGCGGAGCAAGTGATCGACAAAATTAACTGTGACGTTCTGGCCTTGAAACCGCGAGGTTATATCAGTCCGCTGGATCCTACCCACGCTAGTTAA
- the ccoS gene encoding cbb3-type cytochrome oxidase assembly protein CcoS produces the protein MESLYILIPIAIVLVCVAVAIFLWAVKSEQFEDLERQGHNILFEDEQETHSSTINTSSPLSHQKSKSDGVKQAQDEDQK, from the coding sequence ATGGAAAGTTTGTATATATTAATTCCTATCGCCATTGTGTTGGTTTGTGTGGCAGTGGCAATATTTCTTTGGGCGGTGAAAAGTGAACAATTTGAAGATTTAGAACGCCAAGGACACAATATTCTATTTGAAGACGAGCAAGAAACACATTCTTCTACAATTAATACCTCTTCACCACTTTCTCACCAGAAATCGAAATCTGACGGCGTAAAACAGGCACAAGATGAGGATCAAAAATGA
- a CDS encoding DUF2987 domain-containing protein codes for MIKKSISIVLLAGICSSIPGTSWAQEYMFTYSKLFSQMKNNVEDDHKDVKVGFFFVNADDKTLCHIDKAWMEKEAHYEELQPSAINELIVPLDNNLRQANPLVFVDTPNDQRCDFSMVVMTKQPLQGRVSYSEIESLLPQMQSMLKDLGGMFASWFTPKVSGLTLEFANHLNGEIQLSDGSVVPIVNGKAQVGLEQIGEEGWMELPQITQRVLPYLPKAKK; via the coding sequence ATGATCAAAAAATCCATATCTATTGTTCTTCTGGCCGGGATCTGCAGCAGTATCCCGGGTACGAGCTGGGCTCAGGAATATATGTTCACTTACTCCAAGCTCTTTTCACAAATGAAAAATAACGTCGAAGATGATCACAAAGATGTCAAAGTGGGATTTTTCTTCGTCAATGCGGATGACAAAACACTGTGTCACATCGACAAGGCGTGGATGGAGAAAGAAGCGCATTATGAAGAGCTTCAGCCTTCGGCGATTAATGAGCTGATTGTTCCATTGGATAACAACTTACGTCAGGCGAATCCTTTGGTGTTTGTTGACACTCCCAATGACCAACGTTGTGATTTTTCTATGGTTGTCATGACCAAACAGCCGCTCCAGGGTCGTGTCAGTTACAGTGAAATCGAGTCTTTACTTCCGCAAATGCAGAGCATGTTGAAAGACTTAGGTGGCATGTTCGCCAGTTGGTTTACACCGAAGGTCAGCGGATTAACGCTCGAGTTTGCCAATCACCTAAACGGTGAAATCCAACTTAGTGATGGCAGTGTGGTACCGATAGTTAACGGTAAAGCGCAGGTCGGGCTTGAGCAGATTGGTGAAGAAGGGTGGATGGAATTACCGCAAATCACACAGCGGGTATTACCGTACTTACCTAAAGCTAAAAAGTGA
- a CDS encoding cbb3-type cytochrome oxidase subunit 3, with protein MDIGTIHSIWTIVLFVCFIGVVWWAYGKNRKARFDEAANLIFADEQQPPAKKQGVTK; from the coding sequence ATGGATATCGGTACTATTCACAGTATTTGGACCATAGTGCTATTTGTCTGCTTTATCGGCGTTGTTTGGTGGGCTTACGGAAAAAACCGTAAGGCTCGCTTTGATGAAGCAGCCAATTTGATTTTTGCTGACGAACAGCAGCCCCCTGCAAAAAAACAAGGAGTGACTAAGTAA
- the fabA gene encoding bifunctional 3-hydroxydecanoyl-ACP dehydratase/trans-2-decenoyl-ACP isomerase, whose amino-acid sequence MQNKRDSYNREDLLASSRGELFGPGYPQLPAPNMLMMDRVTKMSETEGDFGKGLILAELDITPDLWFFDCHFPGDPVMPGCLGLDAMWQLVGFFLGWVGGKGKGRALGVGEVKFTGQILPTAKKVTYEIHMKRVVNRKLVMGLADGRVLVDGKEIYVAKDLKVGLFTDTSAF is encoded by the coding sequence ATGCAGAACAAACGTGACTCTTATAACCGTGAAGATCTTCTAGCCTCTAGCCGTGGCGAGCTGTTCGGTCCTGGATACCCTCAGCTTCCAGCGCCTAACATGCTGATGATGGATCGCGTGACTAAGATGTCTGAAACAGAAGGCGATTTTGGTAAAGGCCTTATCTTAGCTGAGCTGGACATCACTCCTGATCTTTGGTTCTTTGACTGCCACTTCCCTGGCGACCCGGTAATGCCTGGCTGTCTTGGTCTTGATGCAATGTGGCAACTTGTTGGTTTCTTCCTTGGCTGGGTTGGCGGCAAAGGCAAAGGTCGTGCTCTGGGTGTTGGCGAAGTGAAATTCACTGGTCAAATCCTGCCTACAGCGAAGAAAGTGACTTATGAGATCCACATGAAGCGCGTTGTTAACCGTAAACTGGTTATGGGCCTGGCTGATGGTCGTGTTCTGGTTGATGGCAAAGAGATTTATGTGGCTAAAGACCTGAAAGTCGGCTTGTTTACAGACACTTCAGCGTTTTAA
- a CDS encoding DUF3634 family protein: MLYVILVAAIVIFWLVAVDRPVLKVKFKDGAIQNVKGHFPPAFKHNVSEIGEVTPFDGELKVYQQRTGIKLVFSNQVPKKIQQRIRNVFPHQGFKSSNGNTKKGR; the protein is encoded by the coding sequence ATGCTGTATGTGATTTTAGTAGCTGCGATTGTTATTTTCTGGCTGGTTGCGGTTGACCGCCCTGTACTGAAAGTAAAATTTAAAGATGGTGCCATTCAAAATGTGAAAGGCCATTTCCCGCCGGCATTTAAACACAATGTTAGTGAAATTGGTGAAGTGACACCTTTTGATGGTGAGTTGAAAGTTTACCAACAACGCACCGGCATTAAACTGGTCTTCTCGAATCAGGTTCCGAAAAAAATTCAGCAGCGCATTCGCAACGTCTTTCCGCACCAAGGCTTTAAGAGCAGCAACGGCAATACCAAGAAAGGGCGCTGA
- a CDS encoding heavy metal translocating P-type ATPase metal-binding domain-containing protein has protein sequence MSHSCYHCGEDVPAGTDFKVEILGEQRDMCCPGCQTVAETIVASGLVSYYQFRTAPAEKVDLVPEQLQALIHYDNSDVQAEFVRDEGDHKEVTLSLDCVSCAACAWLIEKQLNSEAGVTTIRVNTTTNRALLCWDDSKTKLSHILNRIHQLGYKAAPFEADQQEAFYHATMKQYLYRLGIAGLATMQVMMLAVALYLEAFGDLDPEFKNYFRWVSLIFATPVLLYSALPFYLNAWRSLRGRTLGMDVPVSIALIFAYVASLIATITRQGEVFFESISMFTFFLLVGRFLEMRARRKAAAASGNLLKLVPAIANRLDGEQVPVKTLQPGDQIRVLPGEHIPADGKILTSRIHVDESMLTGESLPVVKQTGDAVFAGTLNGEEAFELEVTATKNDSVISNIVRLQDAAQSSKPRIAEIADIVARYFVAIILLIAAATWFFWHQTHPEDAFWIMLSVLVATCPCALSLATPTALTCATSRMSGFGLLLRKSHVFETLCKVNHLVVDKTGTLTQGKIELRDTRVYSNWSQQQCLAIAAALEQHANHPLAKAFHPYLYEDIIVSDVGNVIGSGLQGLFDGKPVAIGNARFVLGTDDDQEVNAVYLTINDEHAATFYYQDPIRKEAGPFIEQLHQAGIKITLLTGDSQANAALVADQLGIDQVISGAKPEDKLARLNQINQHDITMMVGDGINDAPTLAGAHISVAMGGGTDVAKASADMVLLGDKLDKLLEARKLAIQTRRIIRENLAWSLGYNLLILPLAVAGLVAPYIAVVGMSASSIIVVSNSLRLLKESGK, from the coding sequence ATGAGTCATTCGTGTTATCACTGCGGTGAAGATGTCCCGGCGGGCACGGACTTTAAAGTCGAGATTCTTGGTGAGCAACGTGACATGTGTTGCCCAGGATGTCAGACCGTGGCCGAAACGATTGTTGCCAGCGGCCTGGTTTCGTATTACCAATTCCGCACCGCGCCCGCCGAAAAAGTGGATTTGGTACCGGAGCAATTGCAGGCACTGATCCATTACGACAACAGCGATGTTCAGGCAGAGTTCGTACGTGATGAAGGCGACCACAAAGAAGTGACATTGTCACTTGATTGTGTCTCTTGTGCTGCCTGTGCCTGGTTGATCGAAAAGCAGCTTAACAGTGAAGCCGGAGTGACGACGATACGGGTTAATACCACCACCAATCGGGCTCTGCTGTGCTGGGATGACTCAAAAACTAAGCTCAGCCATATTCTGAACCGGATTCATCAGCTGGGTTATAAAGCTGCACCGTTTGAGGCCGATCAGCAGGAAGCGTTTTATCATGCCACGATGAAACAGTATCTTTATCGTCTTGGTATCGCCGGTCTCGCAACCATGCAGGTTATGATGCTGGCGGTTGCGCTTTATCTTGAAGCGTTTGGCGATCTCGACCCGGAATTTAAAAACTACTTTCGTTGGGTTAGTCTGATTTTTGCCACCCCGGTATTGCTTTACTCCGCCTTACCATTTTATCTCAATGCCTGGCGCAGCCTTCGCGGTCGTACTCTGGGCATGGATGTTCCCGTCTCTATCGCATTGATATTTGCTTATGTGGCCAGTCTCATCGCGACCATCACCCGGCAAGGAGAAGTCTTCTTCGAATCCATCTCCATGTTTACCTTCTTTCTGTTGGTTGGCCGCTTTCTGGAGATGCGCGCGCGACGCAAAGCGGCGGCCGCGAGCGGCAATCTGCTGAAACTGGTACCGGCCATCGCAAACCGGCTTGATGGTGAACAGGTTCCGGTAAAAACGCTGCAACCGGGTGACCAAATTCGGGTTTTACCCGGCGAACATATCCCGGCTGACGGAAAAATCCTCACCAGCCGTATCCATGTTGATGAGTCCATGTTGACCGGAGAGTCACTTCCAGTGGTGAAGCAAACCGGTGATGCGGTATTTGCCGGTACGCTCAATGGTGAAGAAGCCTTTGAACTGGAAGTTACCGCGACAAAAAATGACTCCGTGATCTCCAATATTGTGCGCCTGCAGGACGCCGCGCAGTCATCGAAACCCAGAATCGCGGAGATCGCGGACATCGTCGCGCGCTACTTTGTTGCGATTATTTTATTGATTGCAGCGGCAACCTGGTTTTTCTGGCATCAGACTCATCCCGAGGATGCGTTCTGGATCATGTTATCGGTTCTGGTGGCGACCTGTCCGTGTGCCCTGTCTCTGGCGACGCCTACAGCGCTGACCTGCGCGACTTCCCGCATGAGTGGCTTTGGTCTTTTGCTGCGTAAAAGCCATGTGTTCGAAACCCTGTGTAAGGTCAATCATCTGGTGGTCGATAAAACCGGTACCCTGACTCAGGGGAAAATTGAACTGCGCGATACCCGCGTGTATTCGAACTGGTCCCAACAGCAGTGCCTGGCGATTGCGGCTGCGCTTGAGCAACATGCTAATCATCCGCTGGCCAAAGCATTCCATCCTTACCTTTATGAGGACATTATTGTCTCTGATGTTGGTAACGTGATTGGCTCCGGTCTGCAAGGTCTGTTTGATGGCAAGCCAGTCGCGATTGGTAACGCCCGTTTTGTCCTCGGTACTGACGATGATCAGGAAGTGAATGCGGTTTATCTGACGATTAACGATGAACATGCCGCTACCTTCTATTACCAGGATCCGATTCGTAAAGAAGCCGGACCGTTTATCGAGCAACTCCATCAGGCAGGCATCAAAATCACCCTGTTAACCGGTGATTCTCAAGCCAATGCAGCACTTGTTGCGGATCAATTGGGGATTGATCAGGTGATATCCGGGGCGAAACCTGAAGATAAACTGGCCCGTCTTAATCAGATAAACCAGCATGATATTACCATGATGGTCGGAGACGGCATCAACGATGCGCCGACTCTGGCCGGCGCACACATTTCTGTTGCGATGGGCGGAGGGACTGATGTCGCCAAAGCATCAGCGGACATGGTGTTATTGGGTGATAAACTGGATAAATTACTTGAAGCGCGCAAACTGGCCATACAGACCCGGCGTATCATTCGCGAAAACCTGGCCTGGTCTTTAGGTTACAATCTGTTAATTCTGCCTTTAGCGGTTGCGGGGCTGGTCGCACCTTATATCGCGGTTGTGGGTATGTCTGCCAGTTCGATTATAGTAGTATCCAATTCGCTGCGCTTATTAAAAGAATCAGGTAAGTAA
- the rmf gene encoding ribosome modulation factor, with product MKRQKRDRLERAQSQGYKAGLNGRSQEECPYQQMDARSYWLGGWRDAREDKTLGLYK from the coding sequence ATGAAGAGACAGAAGCGTGATCGCCTGGAAAGAGCTCAATCTCAGGGTTATAAAGCCGGTCTTAATGGCCGCTCACAAGAAGAATGCCCTTATCAACAGATGGATGCCCGATCTTATTGGCTAGGTGGTTGGCGAGATGCTAGAGAAGATAAAACTTTAGGTCTCTATAAATAA